Proteins co-encoded in one Desulfoplanes formicivorans genomic window:
- the ribB gene encoding 3,4-dihydroxy-2-butanone-4-phosphate synthase gives MNQSLLDQFGSPIQRVQAALEALRSGQGVLVTDDEDRENEGDLIFAAESLTQPQMAMLIRECSGIVCLCMPEEKIRRLNLPMMVDKNESAYNTAFTVSIEAAQGVTTGVSAADRITTIQAAIADDATRESIHSPGHVFPLKACPGGVLERRGHTEATVDLMRLAGLKPYGVLCEVTNPDGTMARLPEIVAIANNHGLPVLTVEDIVTYRQTVQEGAA, from the coding sequence ATGAATCAGTCCCTTCTCGACCAGTTTGGTTCCCCCATTCAACGTGTGCAAGCGGCCCTTGAAGCCCTTCGGTCCGGGCAAGGCGTGCTTGTCACGGACGACGAGGACCGCGAAAACGAAGGCGATCTCATTTTTGCGGCCGAATCCCTGACCCAGCCCCAGATGGCCATGCTCATCCGGGAATGCAGCGGCATTGTCTGCCTGTGCATGCCCGAAGAAAAAATCCGCCGGTTGAACCTGCCCATGATGGTGGACAAGAACGAAAGCGCCTACAACACCGCGTTTACCGTATCCATTGAAGCGGCCCAGGGAGTGACCACCGGCGTGTCCGCAGCCGACCGGATCACCACCATCCAGGCGGCCATTGCCGACGACGCCACCAGGGAATCCATCCACTCCCCCGGCCATGTCTTCCCCCTCAAGGCCTGCCCGGGCGGTGTTCTGGAACGTCGCGGTCACACCGAGGCCACGGTTGACCTCATGCGGCTGGCCGGTCTCAAACCCTATGGTGTCCTGTGCGAAGTGACCAACCCCGACGGAACCATGGCCCGGCTTCCGGAAATCGTGGCCATTGCCAACAACCACGGCCTGCCGGTCCTTACGGTGGAAGATATTGTCACATACCGCCAAACCGTCCAGGAAGGGGCTGCCTAG